One region of Duncaniella freteri genomic DNA includes:
- a CDS encoding IS4 family transposase, protein MSKSSNFFGQPTYGQLIKSLDREKIVEISRKHGGEKYVKSFDGYTHLLTMLYAVIQRFDSLREIETSMTAEVRKLHHVGIDTVPRRSTLSDANARRSEKFFEDVYRDLYAANKDILSSDSRRNGTEEWIRRLRIIDSTTITLFSNAIFKGVGRHPKTGKKKGGIKVHSVIHANEGVHCDVQFTSAATNDSFMLAPSHYSHNEIVALDRAYINYAKFEELTDRGVVYVTKMKKNLSYEILVDCMHQNPQGLMEYREQVVVFRKDGINHIARIITYVDIKKGKKPKLISLLTNDFDMPLETIVATYRRRWQIESLFKQIKQNFPLRYFYGESANAIKIQIWVTLIANLLLSVLQSTLQRRWSFSGLATIVRIVLMYYLNLEKFLNQPDADLKIMLAEASESPPEDPENC, encoded by the coding sequence ATGAGTAAAAGTAGTAATTTCTTCGGACAGCCGACATATGGTCAGCTGATAAAATCACTTGATCGTGAAAAAATAGTTGAAATCAGCCGAAAACACGGCGGAGAGAAATATGTCAAGAGCTTTGACGGCTATACGCATTTGCTTACGATGCTATATGCTGTCATACAGCGCTTCGATTCATTGCGTGAGATAGAGACTTCTATGACAGCCGAGGTACGCAAACTCCATCATGTAGGCATTGACACTGTGCCCAGGCGGAGCACCTTGTCGGATGCAAATGCCAGACGTTCAGAGAAGTTCTTTGAAGATGTATACCGCGACTTGTATGCAGCCAATAAAGACATTCTTTCCTCGGACAGCCGACGCAATGGCACGGAAGAGTGGATAAGACGGCTTAGAATCATCGATTCCACTACAATCACGTTGTTCTCCAATGCTATTTTCAAGGGTGTTGGCCGTCATCCGAAGACGGGAAAGAAGAAAGGCGGCATCAAGGTACACTCGGTCATACATGCCAACGAGGGCGTTCACTGCGACGTACAGTTCACTTCGGCAGCGACCAATGACTCCTTCATGCTTGCACCGAGCCATTACAGCCACAACGAGATAGTAGCACTTGACCGTGCATATATCAACTATGCCAAATTCGAGGAACTGACGGATCGAGGGGTGGTATATGTAACCAAAATGAAGAAAAACCTCAGTTATGAAATACTTGTGGACTGTATGCACCAGAATCCGCAGGGACTGATGGAGTACCGTGAACAGGTCGTAGTGTTCCGTAAAGACGGCATCAACCACATTGCAAGAATAATCACATACGTTGACATTAAGAAAGGCAAGAAGCCAAAACTTATATCGCTTCTCACCAATGACTTCGACATGCCTCTGGAGACAATCGTGGCCACCTACCGTCGCCGATGGCAGATTGAGTCGCTTTTCAAGCAGATAAAGCAGAACTTCCCTTTGCGATACTTCTATGGCGAAAGTGCCAATGCCATAAAAATACAGATTTGGGTAACGCTCATAGCTAATCTGTTGCTCTCGGTCTTACAAAGCACCTTGCAAAGGCGTTGGAGCTTTTCTGGACTGGCTACAATCGTCAGAATTGTACTGATGTATTATCTGAATCTCGAAAAGTTCCTAAATCAGCCCGACGCTGACTTGAAAATCATGCTCGCAGAGGCCTCGGAATCCCCTCCTGAAGATCCCGAAAACTGCTGA
- a CDS encoding glycosyl hydrolase, producing MKFLIFVLLSNFAAFTAAWAQAPVDWYAEKVENRPFVRWWWHGSAVDSVGLTYNLEEFARQGIGGVEVTPIYGVKGNEANDIPYLSEKWMDMLGHTVSEANRLGLRVDMNNGTGWPFGGPNVSPSMSARKLVTRRWEVPESHVIDEPMFPLPSEMKQPDATFQRAIAVSRSRTIDITDRVLKDGSLKWKAPEGGPWRVYAIYSGRTYQKVKRAAPGGAGLVLNHYDSIAVRKYLARFDEAFEGREWMIPDSFFNDSYEVYGSDWSDNLFDEFQRDHGYDLASGIHEFLGDNGNSPERKRLLHDYRMTLARILEENFTRVWTEWAHSHNARIRNQSHGSPANILDIYAAVDIPECESFGQTDFDIPGLHSSGPSRPSDAAPSVLKFASSAAHLAGKPMISAETLTWLTEHFHTSLARCKPEIDQMLCSGVNHVYFHGAPYSPKDATFPGWLFYASVNMSPTASLWEDADGLFRYITRVQSFLSAGKPDNDILLYFPYEEIITRHGGGHYLMFDIHKMDRVMPDVKQWVADIMEAGYDVDYLSDRLIDSLTVTTDRRLLSRGGNSYRAIIVPRVDYIPDLTLDKLGKLSDMGANVVFSDDISSAVGSLGVPSEHLRRSGVSMIRRLNEAGGHNYFISMLRDSVIDGWVPLAVNARSVMIFDPLTGRKGLACSRIGIDGNIEVKLQLAPGESLLLKTFPYDVDVASWRYVAKRGTPVDIVNGWSIEFLKSDPQIDGVFTTDTLAEWTSLPDPRVRVNSGIARYRVNVSIPDVSVSDSWLLDLGDVRESACVTVNGKEAGCVWSVPMVLDVGCLLHSGENELVIDVTNLPANRIADYERRGVEWRIFKDANIASVTNAKKFSFGDWEVVPSGLNSKVKLIPVIYE from the coding sequence ATGAAGTTCCTTATATTTGTATTACTGTCTAATTTTGCTGCTTTTACGGCTGCTTGGGCGCAGGCTCCTGTCGACTGGTATGCTGAAAAGGTGGAGAACCGTCCTTTTGTGCGATGGTGGTGGCATGGAAGTGCTGTGGATTCCGTCGGTCTGACATACAATCTTGAAGAATTTGCCCGCCAAGGCATAGGTGGGGTTGAGGTCACCCCGATTTATGGTGTAAAAGGTAATGAGGCTAATGATATCCCTTACCTATCTGAAAAATGGATGGATATGCTCGGTCATACTGTCAGTGAGGCTAACCGCCTTGGACTGAGGGTTGATATGAACAACGGCACAGGCTGGCCGTTCGGTGGCCCTAACGTCTCGCCTTCGATGAGTGCACGCAAACTTGTGACACGTCGATGGGAGGTGCCGGAGAGTCATGTCATAGATGAACCGATGTTTCCTCTTCCGTCTGAGATGAAGCAGCCTGATGCAACTTTTCAGCGTGCAATTGCTGTATCCCGCTCCCGGACTATTGATATTACTGACAGAGTGTTAAAGGACGGTTCGCTGAAATGGAAGGCTCCTGAGGGCGGACCTTGGAGGGTGTATGCCATATATTCAGGAAGAACATATCAGAAAGTCAAGCGTGCTGCTCCTGGAGGAGCCGGGCTTGTGCTCAACCATTATGACAGTATTGCAGTCAGAAAGTATCTTGCCCGCTTTGATGAGGCATTTGAAGGCCGTGAATGGATGATTCCTGACTCATTCTTTAATGATTCCTATGAGGTATATGGGTCCGATTGGAGCGATAACCTTTTTGACGAGTTCCAGAGGGATCACGGATATGATCTGGCTTCAGGTATCCATGAGTTTCTTGGCGACAATGGCAATAGTCCTGAGAGAAAGCGTTTGCTACATGATTACCGTATGACTCTTGCGCGTATTCTTGAAGAAAATTTCACACGAGTATGGACGGAATGGGCTCATTCACATAATGCGCGTATACGTAATCAGTCGCATGGATCTCCGGCTAATATCCTGGATATATATGCAGCCGTTGATATTCCTGAATGTGAGTCGTTCGGACAGACGGATTTTGATATCCCAGGGCTTCATTCTTCCGGGCCGTCACGTCCGAGTGATGCTGCACCGTCGGTGCTGAAATTCGCATCATCGGCGGCTCATCTTGCAGGTAAGCCTATGATTTCGGCTGAGACTCTTACCTGGCTCACCGAGCATTTCCACACCTCTTTGGCACGATGCAAGCCTGAAATAGACCAGATGCTGTGTTCCGGTGTAAATCATGTGTATTTTCATGGTGCACCATATTCTCCGAAGGATGCTACGTTTCCTGGATGGCTTTTCTATGCATCTGTCAACATGTCGCCTACGGCATCGCTGTGGGAGGATGCTGACGGTTTGTTCAGGTACATAACCCGCGTGCAGTCTTTTTTATCGGCAGGTAAGCCTGACAATGATATACTCCTTTATTTCCCTTATGAGGAGATAATCACACGTCATGGAGGTGGGCACTATCTCATGTTTGATATCCATAAGATGGATCGTGTGATGCCCGATGTTAAGCAGTGGGTAGCTGACATAATGGAAGCAGGATATGATGTGGATTATCTGTCGGACCGTCTCATAGACTCTCTGACTGTCACAACCGATCGTCGGTTGCTGTCGCGTGGAGGCAATAGTTACCGGGCAATCATAGTGCCTCGTGTCGATTATATTCCGGATTTGACTCTTGATAAGCTTGGAAAACTTAGTGACATGGGTGCTAATGTGGTATTTTCAGATGATATTTCATCCGCTGTCGGATCGCTCGGGGTTCCGTCAGAGCATCTGCGGCGTTCAGGCGTATCGATGATAAGACGTCTCAATGAAGCGGGAGGACATAATTATTTTATTTCAATGCTGCGTGACAGTGTTATTGACGGCTGGGTGCCCTTGGCAGTCAATGCGCGTAGTGTTATGATTTTTGATCCTTTGACCGGTAGAAAAGGGCTTGCCTGTTCGCGAATCGGGATCGATGGGAATATTGAGGTGAAGCTTCAGCTTGCCCCAGGAGAATCACTTCTGTTAAAGACGTTTCCTTATGATGTGGATGTCGCCTCATGGAGATACGTGGCTAAGCGTGGTACTCCGGTGGATATAGTGAATGGGTGGAGCATAGAGTTCCTTAAGAGTGACCCTCAAATTGATGGAGTCTTTACGACTGACACCCTCGCTGAATGGACGAGCCTACCCGATCCTCGTGTACGAGTCAATAGCGGCATTGCCCGATATAGGGTGAATGTCAGTATACCTGATGTTTCTGTGTCAGATTCCTGGCTCCTTGATCTCGGAGATGTGCGTGAGAGTGCATGCGTTACGGTTAATGGCAAGGAGGCTGGATGCGTATGGTCGGTCCCTATGGTTCTTGATGTCGGATGTCTGTTGCATTCGGGAGAGAACGAACTGGTGATTGACGTCACAAACCTTCCTGCCAATCGTATTGCTGATTACGAGCGCAGAGGTGTGGAATGGCGTATCTTCAAGGATGCCAACATAGCCAGCGTGACCAATGCCAAGAAGTTCAGTTTCGGAGATTGGGAGGTGGTGCCGAGCGGACTTAATTCGAAAGTGAAATTAATACCTGTAATATATGAATAG
- the thiL gene encoding thiamine-phosphate kinase has translation MEISQLGEFGLIDRLTQGLPTVNPSTIRGVGDDCAVIRNHDTDMLVTTDLLLEGVHFDLTYVPLKHLGYKSAIVNFSDVYAMNGTPKQITVSLGISKRFTVEHIEELYSGIRLACEIYGVDLVGGDTTSSRQGLVISITCIGEADPDKIVTRSGAKDTDLICVSGDLGAAYMGLQLLEREKVASVGQKDFEPNFAGKEYLVERQLKPEARKDIVRELAQAGIVPTAMMDVSDGLSSELMHICNDSGVGCRVFEERIPIDYQTAIMAEEIDMNVITAALNGGEDYELLFTVPLHSHDKVKDLPGVKVIGHITKPELGCAMVTRDGAEIPLQAQGWNPLK, from the coding sequence ATGGAGATTTCTCAGCTTGGAGAATTCGGCCTTATTGACCGTTTGACACAAGGACTTCCCACAGTCAACCCCTCCACCATACGGGGTGTTGGGGATGACTGTGCTGTGATACGCAATCATGATACTGATATGCTTGTCACAACCGACCTGCTGCTTGAAGGTGTGCATTTCGATCTGACCTATGTGCCACTCAAGCATCTTGGCTACAAATCGGCTATCGTGAATTTCTCTGATGTATACGCCATGAACGGAACTCCTAAGCAGATCACTGTGTCGTTGGGCATTTCGAAGCGTTTTACAGTAGAGCATATCGAAGAGTTGTACAGCGGCATCCGTTTGGCTTGTGAAATATATGGTGTAGATCTTGTAGGTGGTGACACAACGTCGTCACGTCAGGGGCTTGTGATTTCTATAACATGCATCGGAGAGGCCGATCCCGATAAGATCGTTACACGTTCAGGAGCTAAGGATACCGATCTCATCTGTGTGTCGGGAGATCTTGGTGCTGCTTATATGGGGCTTCAGCTTCTTGAACGTGAGAAGGTGGCATCGGTAGGTCAGAAAGATTTTGAGCCAAATTTTGCTGGAAAAGAGTATCTTGTGGAGCGTCAGCTTAAGCCTGAAGCTCGTAAGGATATAGTGCGAGAGCTTGCTCAGGCCGGGATTGTCCCTACCGCAATGATGGATGTGAGTGATGGTCTGAGTTCGGAACTTATGCACATATGTAATGACAGCGGGGTAGGGTGCAGAGTGTTTGAAGAGCGTATCCCTATAGACTATCAGACCGCAATCATGGCCGAGGAGATTGACATGAATGTTATTACTGCGGCATTGAATGGCGGTGAGGATTATGAATTGCTGTTCACCGTGCCTCTGCATAGCCATGATAAGGTAAAGGATCTTCCCGGAGTAAAGGTGATAGGCCATATAACCAAGCCTGAACTTGGATGCGCAATGGTCACCAGGGATGGGGCGGAGATACCTCTTCAGGCTCAGGGATGGAATCCTTTGAAATAG
- a CDS encoding NADP-specific glutamate dehydrogenase codes for MKATEVIDDLKRRFPNEPEYIQAVEEVLTTIEDVYNENPEFERYNLVERLCIPDRIFSFRVSWVDDKGKVHNNMGYRVQHNNAIGPYKGGIRFHSSVNLSILKFLAFEQTFKNSLTTLAMGGAKGGSDFSPRGKSDMEVMRFCQAFISELWRQIGPDTDVPAGDIGVGGREVGYMFGQYKKMAREFTGTFTGKGLEFGGSKIRPEATGYGNVYFLLEMLRTRGIDIAGKRVAISGSGNVATYTAEKLLSLGAKVVSMSDSDGTIHVPEGLSREQLDYIFKLKNIYRGRIREFAEEYECEYYEGERPWQRVACDIAMPSATQNEIDGDDANALIANGCIAVSEGANMPSTPEAIREFQKAHILYAPGKAANAGGVSVSGLEMSQNSQKLSWSEEEVDAKLQQIMTEIHNQCVKYGKEEDGYINYVKGANVAGFMKVARAMMAQGIL; via the coding sequence ATGAAAGCAACAGAAGTTATTGACGACCTGAAGCGTCGTTTCCCGAACGAGCCTGAATATATACAGGCTGTAGAAGAAGTTCTCACCACAATCGAAGATGTGTACAACGAAAATCCGGAATTTGAACGTTACAATCTTGTCGAACGTCTGTGCATTCCCGATCGGATTTTCTCGTTCCGTGTATCATGGGTCGATGACAAAGGGAAAGTACACAATAATATGGGATACCGTGTACAGCACAACAACGCCATCGGTCCATACAAGGGAGGGATACGTTTTCATTCGTCAGTCAACCTATCCATACTTAAATTCCTTGCTTTCGAGCAGACTTTCAAGAACTCACTCACCACTCTTGCAATGGGTGGAGCAAAAGGAGGAAGCGACTTCTCTCCCCGCGGCAAGAGCGACATGGAAGTGATGCGTTTCTGCCAGGCCTTTATATCAGAACTGTGGCGACAGATCGGACCTGACACAGATGTACCTGCCGGCGATATAGGAGTAGGAGGCAGAGAGGTCGGATACATGTTCGGTCAGTACAAAAAGATGGCTCGTGAATTCACCGGAACATTCACAGGGAAAGGACTTGAATTCGGAGGCTCCAAAATACGCCCTGAGGCTACCGGATATGGCAATGTATACTTTCTTCTCGAAATGTTGCGCACACGCGGCATTGACATTGCCGGCAAACGGGTAGCCATATCGGGATCAGGAAATGTGGCAACCTATACCGCCGAGAAGCTGCTAAGCCTTGGAGCAAAAGTGGTGTCAATGAGCGACTCTGACGGCACAATCCATGTTCCAGAAGGACTATCACGCGAACAACTTGACTACATATTCAAACTCAAAAACATATACCGTGGCAGAATCCGCGAATTTGCCGAAGAATATGAATGTGAATACTATGAGGGCGAGCGTCCATGGCAGCGTGTGGCATGTGACATCGCAATGCCATCAGCCACACAGAACGAAATTGATGGCGATGATGCAAACGCACTCATAGCCAACGGATGCATCGCAGTAAGCGAGGGTGCCAACATGCCATCAACACCTGAAGCGATACGCGAATTCCAAAAAGCACATATCCTGTATGCACCTGGCAAGGCTGCAAATGCCGGCGGTGTATCGGTATCAGGGCTGGAAATGTCACAGAATTCTCAGAAACTCTCATGGAGTGAAGAGGAAGTTGATGCCAAACTTCAACAGATAATGACCGAAATACATAACCAATGTGTGAAATACGGCAAAGAAGAGGACGGTTACATCAACTATGTCAAAGGAGCAAACGTGGCTGGCTTCATGAAAGTCGCACGCGCAATGATGGCACAGGGAATTTTATAA
- a CDS encoding DUF4450 domain-containing protein, with protein MNRIVQLRWSVLSVFLSMTIFPVLAYKGMHYRPDGISAVCVDCKHMYNRALYGAHSGFRIECSDIPVFGVYLPGMGGNMSFILPEGKCVAHYTPGRMDYEKGGVTIEVQVMRSFDCALWRLTNNNSNEVSVPVFFGGVSGKKFSRNGDLGVDPADCFSLKPEYCKGNKYSFSGDSVTVWYGVKERKEICLIIPAYKRSVTHDNIYEGAVKLNPGESKIIAYFPDGDIPLSSLESLMVQAEDERSTLASAMEISTPDEWLNPVGAALAVAADGIWGGRAWLHGAIGWRTPHLGWRGAYCGDALGWHDRALKHFETYAANQITDIPPVYSHPRQDHKQNMARAEKKWGTPMYSNGYICRRPGKKTEMSHYDMNLVYIDAMLRHFMHTGDTAAMRRLFPVLKRHLEWERLNFDPDGDYLYDAYCCIWASDALYYSGGAVTHSSAYNYFANKLAVEVARAIGENSWQFIWDAIGINNAIDSKLWMPDRGCWAEFRETDGRLHPFPALWTIYHAIDSRVGNEFKWYTATRYIDREIPHIPLNCDTSLYTLSTTNWKPYSWSINNVAIAEVMHTALAYWQADRPDDAYAIMKGVIMDNMYSGASPLNFGQISQYDAARGECYRDFADPIGVWSRALTEGLYGIRPCLIGDNKRVVIRPGFPEGWDCASVSMQDITYSFKREGQVDTYIIEGRYPSGTSLELCVSALGLREVRVDGGSSDWSAVDMAISRPLINVKLCSGKKNVVEIIRDASREYVPTGAVRTVGPVLFTQMESGMLKWWQPSDAGVEEQDTNISKAAITSRFADIKPSKCVPVDIAAFYNDSVSNIFRNRYESPRPDVTTLQIPVQGIGEWCHPQLTADIDDTGLRRLSADGNGTVHLLNIPFQIPSNGRNIVYTSRWDNYPAHVSIPLKGKATSIYILMAGSTNHMQWGMENARVTVRYSDGDTTSFPLINPVNWAPVEQDFYTDEHAFSQPLGTEPPMRVHLLSGEVSRSLGASLGLEGPADRYIPSGAGVLLNIPLDMSRGLESLHLETVSKDVVAGIMGITIQRP; from the coding sequence ATGAATAGGATTGTACAATTGAGGTGGTCGGTGTTGAGTGTATTTCTATCCATGACCATTTTTCCGGTCTTGGCTTACAAAGGGATGCACTATCGCCCTGACGGTATCTCGGCTGTGTGTGTTGATTGTAAGCACATGTATAACCGAGCTCTCTATGGTGCTCATTCAGGATTCCGTATTGAGTGTAGTGACATACCTGTGTTTGGGGTCTATCTTCCAGGTATGGGCGGGAATATGAGTTTTATACTTCCCGAGGGGAAGTGTGTGGCTCATTATACACCAGGCCGTATGGACTACGAAAAAGGTGGCGTGACTATTGAGGTTCAGGTGATGCGCTCTTTCGATTGTGCCTTATGGCGGCTCACCAATAATAATAGTAATGAAGTGTCCGTTCCTGTGTTTTTCGGAGGTGTTTCCGGCAAAAAGTTTTCCCGCAACGGAGATCTTGGGGTTGACCCTGCCGACTGTTTTTCTCTCAAGCCTGAGTATTGCAAAGGGAATAAGTACTCATTTAGCGGTGATAGTGTCACTGTTTGGTATGGAGTGAAAGAGCGAAAAGAGATCTGCCTCATTATTCCGGCATATAAGCGATCTGTGACACATGATAATATATATGAAGGTGCTGTCAAGCTGAATCCAGGTGAGAGTAAGATTATTGCGTATTTCCCTGATGGAGATATCCCTTTATCGAGTCTTGAATCGCTTATGGTTCAGGCGGAGGATGAGAGATCCACTCTGGCTTCAGCCATGGAGATATCAACCCCGGATGAATGGCTGAACCCTGTCGGTGCAGCTCTTGCTGTGGCAGCTGACGGTATATGGGGCGGTAGGGCATGGTTGCATGGTGCCATCGGTTGGCGCACTCCGCATCTCGGTTGGCGTGGTGCTTATTGCGGAGATGCTCTCGGATGGCATGATCGTGCTTTAAAACATTTTGAGACCTATGCCGCCAATCAGATCACAGATATTCCGCCTGTATATTCTCATCCACGTCAGGATCATAAGCAGAATATGGCTCGCGCAGAGAAAAAGTGGGGGACTCCTATGTATAGCAATGGATATATATGTCGACGTCCCGGCAAAAAGACTGAGATGTCGCATTACGATATGAATCTCGTGTATATAGATGCAATGTTGCGTCATTTTATGCATACAGGAGATACTGCCGCCATGCGCAGGCTTTTCCCGGTCTTGAAGCGTCATCTCGAATGGGAGAGACTCAATTTCGATCCGGATGGAGATTATCTGTATGACGCTTATTGTTGCATTTGGGCAAGCGATGCTCTGTATTATAGCGGTGGAGCCGTCACACACTCCTCTGCGTATAATTACTTTGCTAATAAGCTTGCCGTTGAAGTGGCAAGGGCCATAGGTGAGAACTCATGGCAATTCATCTGGGATGCCATAGGGATAAATAATGCCATAGATTCTAAATTATGGATGCCAGACCGTGGATGTTGGGCTGAATTCAGAGAGACCGACGGTCGTTTGCACCCTTTCCCGGCATTATGGACCATATATCATGCCATAGATTCACGTGTAGGTAATGAATTCAAATGGTACACAGCCACACGTTACATCGATAGGGAGATTCCTCACATCCCCTTAAATTGTGATACTTCCCTGTACACTCTTTCCACTACCAATTGGAAGCCTTATTCATGGAGCATCAACAATGTTGCCATTGCCGAGGTGATGCATACGGCCTTGGCTTATTGGCAGGCTGACCGTCCGGATGATGCCTATGCGATAATGAAGGGGGTGATAATGGATAACATGTATTCAGGAGCCTCACCGTTGAATTTCGGTCAGATAAGTCAGTACGATGCCGCCCGGGGTGAATGTTACAGGGATTTTGCAGATCCTATCGGTGTGTGGAGCCGTGCTCTCACTGAGGGGCTGTATGGCATACGTCCTTGCCTGATTGGTGATAATAAGCGTGTGGTGATACGTCCCGGATTTCCTGAAGGTTGGGATTGCGCGTCAGTCTCGATGCAGGATATCACTTATAGTTTTAAGCGGGAAGGACAGGTAGATACCTATATTATAGAGGGTCGTTATCCGTCTGGGACATCTTTGGAGTTATGTGTGTCGGCTCTCGGACTTAGAGAGGTAAGGGTCGATGGAGGGTCTTCTGACTGGAGTGCGGTCGATATGGCAATCTCTCGACCGTTGATTAATGTTAAGTTGTGTAGCGGTAAAAAAAACGTTGTGGAAATTATCCGTGATGCGTCTCGTGAATATGTGCCGACAGGGGCTGTCAGGACGGTGGGACCAGTCCTGTTCACTCAGATGGAGTCCGGTATGCTTAAATGGTGGCAACCATCGGATGCTGGTGTTGAAGAGCAAGATACTAATATTTCGAAAGCCGCTATTACCAGTCGTTTTGCTGACATAAAGCCTTCGAAATGTGTTCCTGTCGATATTGCAGCATTCTATAATGATTCCGTATCCAATATATTCCGTAATCGTTATGAATCGCCGCGTCCGGATGTGACAACTTTGCAGATACCGGTTCAAGGGATAGGGGAGTGGTGCCATCCTCAACTTACAGCCGATATTGATGACACAGGTTTGCGCCGACTTTCTGCTGATGGAAATGGTACGGTACATTTGTTAAATATCCCATTTCAGATTCCATCTAATGGTCGTAATATCGTATATACAAGTCGGTGGGATAACTATCCTGCTCACGTTTCAATCCCTCTTAAGGGCAAGGCGACCAGTATATACATCTTGATGGCAGGTAGCACCAACCATATGCAGTGGGGGATGGAGAATGCGCGTGTGACAGTAAGATATTCGGATGGTGATACGACATCTTTTCCGTTGATCAATCCTGTGAACTGGGCTCCTGTCGAGCAGGATTTCTATACTGATGAGCATGCATTCAGTCAGCCTCTCGGAACAGAACCACCCATGCGCGTACATCTCCTTTCAGGGGAGGTGTCACGTTCTCTCGGAGCAAGTCTCGGGCTTGAAGGTCCTGCTGACCGTTATATTCCGTCAGGTGCCGGTGTGCTGTTGAATATTCCATTGGATATGTCACGTGGTCTTGAGTCGTTACATCTTGAGACTGTTTCTAAGGATGTTGTTGCAGGGATTATGGGTATTACTATACAGCGTCCATAA
- a CDS encoding DUF6377 domain-containing protein — translation MFNKFKNTSSLIPRINTFNPLMKIALSIFLIIVLNVILSSHINALSYNASGNEDLLEQLDELIADRKIYMDQRRAKADSVEVLINETMDKGRQLSLYLEQARLWSDISTDSTINVCNRGLHLSALESDSLYMQLFLVERAFAFFNRGRVHDCIDDLNHVEKSGVMPGVERRFHYVGFATYVTLGAFYEHRDQWTNYFVHGRKHLEAEKRYVGNDSSAYLYCDALINMVDGKKRMMVTSLKKMLEIADESDENYPFVNTILGEYFWETGNYDESVYYYSKGAIANIRSANLSGVALMRLGEMLSLTNDKSRAYNYLAVSLDQALQGDMKFNLMRLNEAFMDVSSDIDKDRHHKLAILSGLVVVLIMLLVLVAKMIVNKRKEVKKLRVVEERLARANLAKETYITEFMGLCSSYIESLEDYNRLSRRKITAGQAEELLAYIKSGRIIDEQRRKFYEVFDEALLHIFPTYIEDVNKLLQPDKQIVLSSPGFLLRS, via the coding sequence ATGTTTAACAAATTCAAGAACACATCCTCTCTCATACCACGCATTAACACATTCAACCCTCTCATGAAAATCGCTCTCTCCATTTTCCTAATTATAGTGCTTAATGTAATATTATCATCACATATAAATGCATTATCCTACAATGCGTCCGGCAATGAAGATTTGTTGGAGCAGCTTGACGAGCTCATAGCCGATCGTAAGATCTATATGGATCAGCGGCGGGCTAAGGCTGATTCGGTAGAGGTGCTCATAAATGAGACAATGGATAAGGGGCGGCAATTGTCGCTTTATCTTGAGCAGGCTCGTCTGTGGTCAGATATATCTACCGATTCTACCATTAATGTATGCAACCGAGGTTTGCATCTGAGTGCGCTTGAGTCGGATTCTCTGTATATGCAGCTTTTCTTAGTGGAGAGAGCTTTTGCATTCTTCAACAGGGGGCGTGTGCATGATTGTATAGATGACCTTAATCATGTAGAGAAATCAGGTGTGATGCCAGGTGTGGAACGACGGTTTCATTACGTAGGTTTTGCCACATATGTTACCTTGGGCGCATTTTATGAACATAGAGACCAGTGGACCAATTATTTTGTGCATGGGCGTAAACATCTTGAGGCTGAAAAAAGATACGTAGGGAATGACAGCAGTGCATACCTGTATTGTGATGCTCTGATCAATATGGTTGATGGCAAGAAGCGGATGATGGTTACCAGCCTTAAGAAAATGTTGGAGATAGCAGATGAATCAGATGAGAATTATCCTTTTGTCAATACCATTTTGGGTGAATATTTTTGGGAGACAGGCAACTATGATGAGTCAGTCTACTATTATTCCAAAGGAGCTATAGCAAATATCAGGTCGGCTAATCTTAGTGGGGTGGCACTTATGCGGCTCGGAGAGATGCTTTCGCTCACTAACGATAAGTCGCGTGCGTATAATTATCTTGCAGTATCTCTTGACCAGGCTCTTCAAGGCGACATGAAATTCAACCTTATGAGATTGAATGAAGCATTTATGGATGTTTCATCGGATATTGACAAGGATAGACATCATAAGCTTGCCATTCTTTCGGGATTGGTGGTAGTGCTCATCATGTTACTTGTGTTGGTGGCAAAAATGATTGTTAATAAACGCAAGGAGGTTAAGAAACTTAGGGTTGTCGAAGAGCGTCTTGCCAGGGCGAATCTTGCTAAGGAGACTTACATAACTGAGTTCATGGGGCTTTGTTCATCGTATATTGAGAGCCTGGAGGATTATAATAGATTGAGCCGACGAAAGATAACAGCCGGACAGGCTGAAGAGCTTCTTGCCTATATTAAGTCGGGTCGTATCATTGACGAGCAGCGTCGCAAGTTCTATGAGGTTTTCGATGAAGCGTTGCTTCATATTTTCCCTACATATATAGAAGATGTTAATAAGCTATTGCAGCCGGACAAACAGATAGTGCTTTCTTCCCCGGGATTCTTACTACGGAGTTAA